AGGTAGGGCAACATATGAGCACTTTGCCCTTCCTTGCTGAGAGATAATACATCATACACGGTATTGGTAACAGCACTATACATGCATAATACATTTATCTGTCTGTCCATCTATTCATCTGTCTATCTGTAAATTCATTCCAATTGCCATTGCTGCATCAGTGTACTGTCAGGGatattttttctgatttttcttATACGTCAAATTAATTACtttcatatttctttaataTCTTGTACTGATATGTTCACTTTGGTTTATAAGTTAAATAAcctgattatttttaaacacttgtTTACACACATTGACTTGACAAACACCCATCACTGTGATTACTATATGGTTGTCTAATGAGTATTGTTTCAAAAGGATTTATGGTAACATGAAAATACAAGAATATTTTACCATGTATAAAGGGACACAAGTCAATTAACACACAGATCATTGAAACTCAGCTGTCAGCAACCAGGtagaataaagtaaaataaggaCACATTACttgataaaatgcatttatgtttcATTAACCTAATGCCTAACAAATAGGATGTATATGATAGATaagttaatgtttttcttctgcacTCCTTAACAACTTCAGCTCTACCACCTTATTTATTTCACCTCTTAGCTCCACCCTTGCAACTGTCTTGCCAGAGAAAAGTGGAAATTTCCAGTAATTCCTACTGCTGTGCAAGAAATGCTCCTCCTCCTTCTAGTTTCCCGCCTTTCACTCTACCTGCTCTTTCTTGCTGCATATCGGTGTTAAACCACACGGCCCTCTGCTGCTCAGCCTTCTTTTTCCCAGTGACTTTTACTATGCAAAAGGAAATGGCCAGACAAAGCACAACATTTTCTTATGTATCTTATAGTTATTAATCTATAAACGTAACTCATGTATATTGTCACAGGACTATGATCCTTTCAATGAAGATTTTGAATAATGGAGTGTATAATCCCTGTTTTATTTGGGTAACAGGCAGATTAGCAGTTAAAAGAACTTGTCAACATGTAACTTGAGcttatcttttctcttttttaaccatttttgaAAGTAATACTATTATATTTTTAAGCCTTAAATATATAATAAGCGTTAAGCAAACTGTAACTGTTACATTAGCTCTTGAATGATAAACAAGGATTGGTTTGGGATCACAGAGCAGATGGTAGATTTGCATTTCTATTTCTTTGGCTGATCTGAtattctggtgtgtgtgtgttttttcagagaTATGCTGCAAAGCTTTCCTACAAATGGCACAGTTAAGATTCAGGGGTCAAAGCATATGTACATGAGCTGTGACAACGTTTGATAGAATATCATTTtagataaactaaaaataaagccACTAGACAGCTGGAGTTGAGAAGTTTGTGAGCGTCTGGATGGCATGAGGCACACTGACCTTAGACCCATTGTGAAGCACCAACAAAGAGCCATCTGCACTGCAACCAAAGCTGAGATGAGGGACGTGCACACAGGGAGACTGAGGGGGGGAGGGACACAGGAACCTGGAGAGcgacaaagagaaaacaaatcagtGATAATGAAACAATTTAAGGGGACTTGATCAAGTGCAAGGCGTCCGAAACATTACAACAGTCAGTGGTAACATCTGGTAGACAAGAAGCTGAACAACATATCAATCCAGAGTCTACACTGATCTCTACCGCTGCTGGCAAAGTGGAAGAGCTGCTGGCCTAATCACTCAAGAGCACATTTCCTGCCTCCTGCATGATGAGATGAAGTCAACTGTAGCTGTTCAAGGCTAATATTTAACCCAAACCTGGATCTCAAACATAATGGGTCTCTCATTCTGAAACACACAGGCTTTGTCTCTGCATTGATCCTAATAAAGGGAACCTCTAGCTTTAGAAGATTAGCAGtttgaatgtgaaaacattttatggtGCAACCAATatttacatttcctttaatgTGGAAAATAATGCATTTCAAAATGGTGAAAATAGACAAAATGGTGTCAGGGACATCtgtaaaaatcacaaatgtttcACAGGTAAGACACGCGAGTCAGAATTGCTTAGCAACAGCAGTTGTCTTGCAGCCTGTGTCGTAACTGAGAAACTGATGGTGCTGCCACCCAGTGGTGGACTGTTAGTACATGGGGAACCAGCAGTGTGAATTATCACAATCCCACCTCTCTAAAGCGGTAAGGCACAGTGAGGTGAAATAGccacaatgatttgcaaaatgTAAACCACAAAATGAAGAAGTATTAGactgaaaaaaaagtaatattctCCTTCCTTCTTCAACACTATTCAAAATCTTGTTCAGTCATTTGATTGGCTGGAAAATGCACCAACTCTTATGGTGGGTGGTTGCTTAGCAACATTCGTGGGGGGGTGGGACGTTCTAAAAGGGGAGGGAGCATTGTGGGTGCAGGCACACTGACTGGGGAAATACCTGGCAAAATTCCCGAATAAACAAACAAGAGCAAGAAGGAGGGGAGAACAGGGCAGGAGACAGAGGATAGAGGTATTTTCTGGGTCCTGAAAACAGTGTTGTTGGAGTTAAGGGATATAAGGCATCTGAACACAATTTGTTCCCAAAAGCAGAAGCACAGCGGGGGCAGGAAGTAGAGAGCAATTTGCTGATAACTTTGCTCATAGTAACatgaaagttgaaaagaactaTACTTGAAACAAAATGAACTCAGAAACAGGGTGGAACTGTTGCAAAAACTATGATTGGCATAACAGGACATGAACTGTTGTAGTTGATAAGGTACTAAAGTTTGACGAGGAACAGTTGAATAAGCCACAGACAAGCAGGGAGTTGCTAGATAAGAGAGCGGAGAAACACTACTACCTGTGGATGTATGTTCTGTGTGTAGTTGTTTCCAATGTAGTGTTTGgattaatactttttcattcaaataataattgaaataaatacagaataaacaTGCCTTTAGTgtatacaaaagtaaaataagtacTAGGATGATAAGAGATTATGAGTTGCAGTGAAAATACCCTTATAAAAGAGGTAGATTAGGTTAGGCTACAGGAAGGAGAAAGGTGGGAAATGTGCTTATAAGGAGAGGAGGAGTAAATACGACTTTGCTTCTGCTGGTAGGTACAGCCTGCAGAAAGAGGTGGGGTTTAGAAATGGCCAATGCAGGCGGTCTTACAGGCAATGAGGACTCTTTGTCAGGAGCAGGAAATGAGGTTTCTGTTGTGATTAAAAGGGAGGTTTCTATGGCAATGCAGAGAGCCGTGTGCACAGAGAATTTGTTGGGAGTGGAGGGGGCTAAGTGAGAGTAGAATTTCAAAGAAAAAGCAGCCTCCTCCATCTCATCTCCCACCACAGCCACCCTCTGCTTTTCCACAGTGCCCTTTCATCTCTGATAATCTGTTTTCATACGCCACACAGTTGGGAATTCAAGCTGGATTATCTTGAACAAAGCAAGTCATTGGTCAATCAGTCATAAATGTTTGCAAAGTAGCAGCTTCACTTGAAGTTGTTTCTGTCAAAcctcagtggaaaaaaaataaaaaattcaataaGATTAAAAAAGACAATGACCTAAATGTGTCTTTCTTGTTTAGGCAGGTATACTTGTGTTAAATCACCTCCTCTCTTGCACAGCCCAGGAGAAAAGAAGTATGGCATTTGTGTGACCTTCTAAACCTAAATATAGTAACATGCTTTGTTAATTGTTTCAGTGATctgttgataaaaataaatttcttaAAATAAGCTCCCCATTCCGGTTTTTCTCTGATAGTACCAGAGGAAGTTGCTTTGCAGCAGTGAATGTCATCTTTGCCCCAACACAGACTCGCTGGATGCTTGGATAAGATGACATTTGAAGCTCCTGAAGTTCAAAGTGAAGTTTTTCATTCTTGCAAACTGTAAACCAAACTGACagatttagaagaaaaaaaccaaaacacagatgCTCCTGATGTTACtggtacacatacagtaaaaagaaaatcgAAATCTGCCATACTGATGTTAAGGACTGCATTATGATAAAAGTTAACCAGTTTAATGTAAAGctttaaaggattttttaaaaaggtgaaaatacTTGTATGACAGAGTAACAGATGGAATATGTGAGTTCTATTTACCAAAATCTTAAAACAGTCATTATTAGTTCACCAACAAAGTGTGTACAGTGACTCGCTACAAGCTCCTCACCTCCTTTTTGGAAACGGTGAATCAAGGTCTCTGCATGCCAATTAGAATTACAAAAGGTTTTGCTGCCCCCAACCTTTTTGTTTGAGCATAGCAGCAAGTGTCATGTAATGAGACACTGCCAGTGAGGGAGGGCTGTATTAAGACCAGATTGTATAGTCAAAGCCAGATGGCAAATCACACATCAAAAGGACAGCTGGTTACCAGAGTCTAAAAAGGCATCTTTATATGTCCAAACCTAATTACTTCCAACTAAACAAATCACACCAAGATATAACATAGCAGGCCATTGCAATTATTCATCATAAAAGTTGACATGCACATAATTAAGctataaatatttacatgtacaaGCTGCAACATTTCATGCTGGCCCGTCAAGCTGGTTCCGTCAGTGGACATGATCTCCATTATTCTATATTATGGTCAACAATTAAGGTGTCCTCATCACATGCAGGTAAGAAcccagtttattattatttgtacatGAAGTACACCTGGTCAGATCCGAGTATCACGCTACCACATCTTCAAGGCAGTGTCGTCTGCTGTCAACCTGCTAAGTAGACTTAGATGCTTTGGATGTGGCCTGTCAGACTGAACTCTATTTCTGCAGACTCTATAAATCATATGCAGAAAACAGATAagcaaagtaagaaaaaaattatcatgacataaattataaataatcaTTCAAATGTATGACTTGTTTTTTGCACTAAccccttttcttatttttttgaaaagttCCTTATGTGAAAGTGGCCGTTCTTCTTCATCAGTGAGAGGAGACTCCTCTTCATCGTAGTCCATACTGAGAAGTccaaccaacaaacacacacacacacacaaacacacacacacacaatcgtCCTCTGAGTGTTGTAACGCATGTATAGTCTTCTGATTTACAAGTCATAAACACATGGCGATCAACATCAAGACTTCACAAAAGACTAACCTTTTGAGTGCAGGTTGGACACTAacattctgctgctgcagcagttcTGGATTTTGACCCAAAAGGAATTTGGCCAAATCTTTTGGACTGTAGTCCTTTTCCAGATGCTGTGAGAGTAACAAGGCCATTGTTTACAAAAACAGTTCTGCAAAAAAAGTACTGTGTTTTGAATGTGTTGAATATAACCAGGTGGACAGGTTACTTTGAACGTGAGGAAAGCTTGTATAGTGAGCAACTCGTTGGTCTTCTGTTCTACCAAGCCCAGATAGGACATGATGTTGTTCTCAGTGATTCCAGTAGAGGAGCCTAGCATATCTTCTATTACGGAGGAGTCACACTCCATTTTAGAGAAGATGCTCATCACACCTGTGGGATGGCAGGAAGCCAGAACTGTCAGGTTATATTCGCTCGGCTGCCTCCTCTCAATTTCAGGAAGGTTCACTGATCACACTCACACCTAGAAGCTGCCCATTGCAACCAGTCTGACTGAGCAGCTCCACTAGAGCATGTTGGGTTTAGGGCTTTGTTCAAAAGCACCACACTTTCTAGAttacaacataaaatatttgcttCCAAACCTGTTTTAATCTTGTCCAGGATTTTGCTTATGATGTTGACTAGGTTTTCATAATCCTCAGCTTGggatttagtttctttttgttgGTCATCAATCTCTTTCAGCATAAAGCGATGATCTTGTTCCTGCTGcgagctttttattttaaactgctcCATCTCCCCTTGGATCTGCAGGTTTAAGTATGAtcagataaataaacaaataatggaCATGAATGAATAAACTTAAGTGTATCCTCAACAAAGACCACATCTTCCCTTTACTTTCTCAAAGATTGCCTCTGTCCTCCTAGGTTTTATTCAGGTTTATAGAACCAAATGGTATTATATAAGAACTCTACAACTCGGACTTTGACGttcttaatttaatttatttgctttcGAACTATGTGAACAAAAGGCAGCACTGACTTTGAGTAAGTTAAAAGagtataaaattaataaaaagtgtGTCCATGGGCACAGTCCAATAGAAAAACTCACTCACCTCGGTGATTTGATCTCTTAGTGCTTCCGCATCATTGTTTTGCTCATTGACAAAATTGAAGAGTGCAAAGTTTCGGTCTTCACCTACACAGTGAAACAGAATTACAGCATTAAGATACATTTCACTCATCTAAATGTCCCAATAATGTGTATAAACATATCTTAATaagaactttttaaaactaaaacacactgaaacagaTGTGCAATAAATGTAGTAGTAAAGAGGACTGTCCTTATCTGAATATGGAGTATGATGTCAGAAAGGATGATTCAGGTTATGCTGACTCACCCTCGGTAAACCTGGTGACAAGCAAGTCCAGGTTGTCCTCCCCTGTAATTGTATGAATCCTCTCAAGCACCTCCTCTAGAGCTTCCAGTGATTCTTCCCCTGAGTCCGTCCTCTTCTGCTCCTTTAGCACTGACACTGGAACAAACAAGCACCAGTCACCACCATCATTATCAGGACCAGCAGTTTTATTACTGATGAAGTTTACACGTCCAAAATGCTTATGTCATACATCGTCTTTGCTCAGTCTCCTGCTCGTCATCTTGTCCAGTCCTCTCACTGCACTTGGTGATCATAAAATCTTTCAGGTTACACTCATGTGCAATCAGCCTTTCCATTTCCTTCATCTCAATATTGTGCTGGGCAAGGTCCTTGACTGCCTTCTCCTTCAGCAAGGTCATCTTTGACTGAGCTTCCACCCTTAAAATAGAAAGATTTATGAGTCTACTATTCAACATCAACATCATACAGTGCATATCACATAGTTTTTAGTACATGTGAAATCTCACCTTGCATCATAAGCAGCAGTAGAAAGGCTGATGGTTTCTCCAATCTTTTTTCGGATCTCCTGCAGTTCCTGGAACACACAATGTGCTTTTTAcgtaacaaaagaaaagaaataacaaggaaactaaacaaacaaacaaacatgcaaacaagaaacaaacaacaaaatcttGTATAGGGTCAGATTTTGGAAATCTATCCATGTATCATCTACTGTTTGATCTCTGACCTTTTCAAGCCTGCTGCGTAGTTGCTGAAAACGGACACGCTCAATATGAAGAGTCTGCAACTCCTCTCTCAGGTGGCTGTTTTTGGTCAGTTCCTCATTAAAGTGAGTCAGGGCCTGGAAAGGATCCAGTTTACAAACATTTACCAACATGCAGAAACCACACATGGCTTCTGTGCATTTTGTGAAGTTTCAAAACTCACTCTGTCAAGTTTGTATTCCAAAGTGCGTATGGTCTTCTGAGTCAGCTGCATTTCAGATCTGTGTGCCTCATGAGTATTACCCTGCCCTTTTCTCAGTTCTATCAGCTTCATCTCCAAGCTTGAAATCTGTCCATGATACATGTATGACATAAACTGTGGCTTGTGTAACCAAAAAATATCAATGAATATGACGAGAAAAATGACTTGATATcataaaaacagagcagaggtCAAATAACCTCTTTCTCTAGTTCCTTTTGACACTGCATCTCTTTCCTTAGCTCCTCTTCTACCATGTCTCTCTGCTCTAGCAAAGCACGAAAGCTCTGAGTGTCCTCATTGGCCTGCTGTTGGCGGGAGCTCTTACATACACCAAGGTTTCGATGCAGCTCTTCCTGCTCCTTCAACAGTTTGTCAATGTCCTGCCTGCACGCACAACACAGAATCAGCTGATTggattaataaaaacacaaacccacGCTGCTCTTAATGTGATGCAGGTAAAAAGCTTATTCACTGTTGCTTGCGGATCTGCTCCCGGGCCTGGATGCTGTACGCCTGCCGATGTCCCTCTATGATCCTAAACTGTCTCTGCAGTTTGGCTATCTCTGATTCTGCTTAAAAACATCATATGCAGATTAGAACATTATTATTAGTGCAACTGGCAGTGCACcaacatttaattattaataacgTTAATAAGCACCATTACCTGTTCCGTCAATATCCATCTCACTGCTCTCTGAGCGGGCGCTTACGCCAGATCTTCCTCGAGGCATAGTTACAGTGGGCTTTTCTGAATGACAAGGggacattttattgttattattcacTAAGTTTAATCAAACCAAGATGAAAGGCTGAATAGAAAACTACATCAGTCCAAATTATACTGCAGCATTTCCCTGGAAGCAGTTTTCGATTTGTGCTGATCTTACCTACACACCATTAGAAGCTAGAATTATCTTCAAATAAATTTTTTAGTGACCTTCTTGGCCACCTAACTTATTTAACTTTGGCAGAAACGGAGGGTTATCTCTATAAACCTACTATATTTGGGGTAACTCGTTTAAGCTTTTTGTTATGTGTAATCTATCTGTTCAAGATAAATTAATTTTGCTCACCTACGAAAGTTCTAAAAGGAAACGCTCAGCGGCACCTCTCAGGACACGGACGCAGGAATCCAGCAGCATGAGTTGTTAGCAACCGTTGTCAAGCTTCGGAAATACAATCCCCGAAATTCGTCTCTCAGGCAGCGGTCACGTGCACTGGTTCTTCGATGGAAGAGAAGGGGTGTAGCTTTTTGTCCCAGGACGAGGAATATATAAGATCCCACTGGTTAGGCGCAGATTCTGGCTGAGGGGAAGTTGGCTTCTTCTAAAGTAGGAAAAGATGAAGTAGATTGCCCCCTCAAGAACATTGTTTACCGATGTGCATTCAGTCTGTAGGCTACAGCATGTGATGTTCATGTCTAAAGAAACACAGTAGTGGTAAAGTAAGTAAgtggtaaatgtattttttatacgaccttttaaaaaaatgatggcATCATCCTGTACCAATGTTTCTAACAATAACGGTTTTATTCAGAAATTGTCAGAGCACTTGGCAGCACTACTAAACAATCTCCCCCCTTTTTTGTAAGTTATTGTAGATGGGCAGCAATGCTCAACGGTCTTTTGGAAaggaaatacaaatacacacctTTGGTTTTCAGTGTTCTTGTATATTAATAAATCCATTAAGCAAATTCATTAGGTTATAgtttattatacagtacataattGCCAATCtagttttgatgttttttagtTGCCATAGTTTGTCCACCAGAGCGCACTGACAAGTCGATTTTCTAACTATTACATTTCCCAGTTGGTATGAATCTTGATCACAAATCTGAGATCAAGATTATTGTtgacagaaattaaatgtttattcaatatttgtgtgtgtgtgtgtgcctgaatTGTAAGTTAAGTATGGATAAAAGGATTGGccaaataattcaaaataaatttgattGTAAATTTCATTGCATCTTTACTTATAACCACTGAAtgaacaacattaacaacacaaacaagagAATTGTTgtgaaaaacaatgcaatatttaatttttattctaaACCAATTAAAAGTATCTGCCTTTTGGAAAGTATTTATTatagaaaaaatatacattacaaTTGTATTGTACTACTTTGTAGTAGTTTAAGTGTCTTATGTTGTATGtcagacatactgtatttattcagtCATATAGAAAAACCTAAATATCCAATTGTGACAGATCTTTATGTTTTATACCATTTAGGCCTCAACTAAAACAATACACAATCATCCTTTGTTCACAAAGAAAGcatgtgatttttaattttatggaAACATTTATGAATGAAATTGCTTTGTAGTAGCCTCTATATACTCTCCATCAGTGTTTATTGATCGGACTGGGATTGTGGCTGAGGCTCATCTTCAGCTGGAGTTGGTGGGACACCCTCAAGGAAGGTACAGAAGTGCTCTGGTTTATTTAAGTCAGGTTCCTTTAACAGGGAGTAGCATTTTGGAAAGTAATAGGCAACCACTAATCCCAAGTTGCTTATCAGGACGAAAGAAATATAGACGGTGGCCCTGTTCTTGTCATTTAAGCTTATGTAGATTGGAATAAAGGTCACCCACAGCACACAGTAAATCAAAGAGGAAAAGGTGATGTCTCTGGAAAGATTATACTGATGAAGAGGCCTTGGTGCCATGAAGGTGCACATGAACGACACAAGAGCCATTGCAGTGTTGAAACCTTGCATTAAGGCAAGTCCCATCAAAGGTAACACTGGACACGTCAGAAAGGACCTCACAAAGTCTATTTGCATGTCCTGCACATATTGAGACAGTGACGGCCCCTCCACAACAAACCAGCCACAGAGACCACTCTGAACAGCACAGCAGACTAGGACAACCAGCCATCTCCCAGGGCCTCTTAATAAATGCATGTGAGAGGCAGCCTTCTCTGTGAACTCTGTCACGTATAATATCTGTAAGAAAAGAGGAATATTCAGCCTCATTAAAATGTGCTGCCTTTATTTTGACCTATAATATAGCAATGTATATTACGTGGCAATAATCACCTGTAGTGAGATGGATTTGATAATGGAGAGGGTGACTGTTTGAAAAATGGAGATGAGGGGCAGCTGGACACGACACACTATGTCTCCAGGCTGCCCCAGGAAGAGCAGTAGACTGAGGCAGGCTCCGATTAGGCTGAGAAGAGCAATAATACCCTGGCCTCCCCCTGCGGCCTCTACCAATGGGGTACCCCAGTGCTTTAGGAACACAGCTCCCACTGACCCATAGCACAGCAGCACCAGCACCTCAAACAGCATCAGTCTGTGAGCCTCAGGTGTGTCCCAAGAAAAAACGTCAAAGGTGGGGTCAGTGCAATTAATGCTGCGAAGCAGGGACCATTGGCGTGGAGAACATGCTGTACATTGGATGTCATCTACATACAAAAGCACAGCATGAACTCTGGTTTGACACAACATCAGATTAAATCATCAAATCGAACTTTGGCATTTTGCGAAATTATCCTTTTATTGTTGTATAGCTTGTATATGGACTGGTCAAAATCACACTCATAGTGTTTATGAATCTGGACCTACAGTTTACTTTGTaacacattatattttattagtttaatctataaataaatctgtaaatgtCAAGTTGGAATGTTAAGAGGTTTATTGTG
This genomic interval from Channa argus isolate prfri chromosome 5, Channa argus male v1.0, whole genome shotgun sequence contains the following:
- the odad1 gene encoding coiled-coil domain-containing protein 114 isoform X2, with amino-acid sequence MPRGRSGVSARSESSEMDIDGTESEIAKLQRQFRIIEGHRQAYSIQAREQIRKQQQDIDKLLKEQEELHRNLGVCKSSRQQQANEDTQSFRALLEQRDMVEEELRKEMQCQKELEKEISSLEMKLIELRKGQGNTHEAHRSEMQLTQKTIRTLEYKLDRALTHFNEELTKNSHLREELQTLHIERVRFQQLRSRLEKELQEIRKKIGETISLSTAAYDARVEAQSKMTLLKEKAVKDLAQHNIEMKEMERLIAHECNLKDFMITKCSERTGQDDEQETEQRRLSVLKEQKRTDSGEESLEALEEVLERIHTITGEDNLDLLVTRFTEGEDRNFALFNFVNEQNNDAEALRDQITEIQGEMEQFKIKSSQQEQDHRFMLKEIDDQQKETKSQAEDYENLVNIISKILDKIKTGVMSIFSKMECDSSVIEDMLGSSTGITENNIMSYLGLVEQKTNELLTIQAFLTFKHLEKDYSPKDLAKFLLGQNPELLQQQNVSVQPALKSMDYDEEESPLTDEEERPLSHKELFKKIRKGSLQK
- the odad1 gene encoding coiled-coil domain-containing protein 114 isoform X1 — encoded protein: MPRGRSGVSARSESSEMDIDGTAESEIAKLQRQFRIIEGHRQAYSIQAREQIRKQQQDIDKLLKEQEELHRNLGVCKSSRQQQANEDTQSFRALLEQRDMVEEELRKEMQCQKELEKEISSLEMKLIELRKGQGNTHEAHRSEMQLTQKTIRTLEYKLDRALTHFNEELTKNSHLREELQTLHIERVRFQQLRSRLEKELQEIRKKIGETISLSTAAYDARVEAQSKMTLLKEKAVKDLAQHNIEMKEMERLIAHECNLKDFMITKCSERTGQDDEQETEQRRLSVLKEQKRTDSGEESLEALEEVLERIHTITGEDNLDLLVTRFTEGEDRNFALFNFVNEQNNDAEALRDQITEIQGEMEQFKIKSSQQEQDHRFMLKEIDDQQKETKSQAEDYENLVNIISKILDKIKTGVMSIFSKMECDSSVIEDMLGSSTGITENNIMSYLGLVEQKTNELLTIQAFLTFKHLEKDYSPKDLAKFLLGQNPELLQQQNVSVQPALKSMDYDEEESPLTDEEERPLSHKELFKKIRKGSLQK